In one window of Halorubrum sp. BV1 DNA:
- the gcvH gene encoding glycine cleavage system protein GcvH produces MSFEVLDELRYLESHEWTTTDGDTVRIGVSDFAQDELGDVVFVELPDVGDEIAAGEAFGVVESIKAVSDLYAPVSGEVVAVNEDLFDRPELVNDDPYGDGWLLEVDRDSASDELLDADDYRDQIA; encoded by the coding sequence ATGAGCTTCGAAGTTCTCGACGAGTTACGGTACCTGGAATCGCACGAGTGGACCACGACGGACGGCGACACCGTACGGATCGGCGTCTCCGACTTCGCACAGGACGAACTCGGCGACGTCGTCTTCGTCGAGCTTCCGGACGTCGGCGACGAGATAGCCGCCGGCGAGGCGTTCGGCGTGGTCGAGTCGATCAAGGCCGTCTCGGACCTGTACGCCCCCGTCTCCGGCGAGGTCGTCGCGGTCAACGAGGATTTGTTCGACCGCCCCGAACTCGTCAACGACGACCCGTACGGGGACGGCTGGCTGCTCGAAGTCGACCGCGACTCGGCGTCCGACGAACTCCTCGATGCGGACGACTACCGCGACCAGATAGCCTGA